In a single window of the Drosophila albomicans strain 15112-1751.03 chromosome 3, ASM965048v2, whole genome shotgun sequence genome:
- the LOC117570971 gene encoding uncharacterized protein LOC117570971, translating into MVSSTNLINLNAVCIIEILKHIKKNCEINENTNYTDLINFALTCEWFRDVFLEWNSSLYEKLKIDQNYLVQSKSIVVNFDKLYKRLEKLTETEKGEFWNIYLKCIKFYKRLQKIEFRYNSNEYDKYHGEIINLFMDAITFKGRLKILIMNMEGWYLQKLPQLRQLKQLSVNVKIDAKDLVDYCKLNSNLTRLDLMKKEHTEQLVEIIKHCKKLRDLTFVIKKDLVDAEYIELVELSDLVNLRILGVHESGSLTSLFKALAAKKSSRLERLVIDTAPLDIVEIAKACEIKSLEEFRCRFVNLPTFYLIIYRVKGNDYVNFTFESETDATDLAFLADLPKFQSLRIYGRHKPGTLKPLFKRIAAKENPHFQRLKILQHNGIRTMFNSDEMQELLRIKTLDTLNCGFADERPIDFPTQLPDLYMVTIESHESSSLRSFFQAFCNKLDCKLQSLTITGFPMELEDLLQIAKIQSITKLNCGLSDLNSICELTRLSQLELLTINSSHELIDFSEAIVNFIKASKLNVSLLSNGIGFHRNERALTITMSEKMNSAGLAPLARVPNLTNIIVYRENQHNCLTGLFREFANHEATVLQELSFNYENLLISLDEVTQIARIKTLRYLECGFSDPHSLELLQHLPQLEALRVTSTHHLREIANEVLTILMGCANEITISRSFRDITYNKHQRRLTITNSSYENEVLDAQEYAALSQLPQMKSLHIVGRHKLGTFKDLFAELAMNVNPTLQEIIFRNKDKYQNDTQKLLINNEETEEIVKISSIKRLKCGFSDAKSIKLLTKLINLQELNITRYLDGSLEVFLQELSSLHSPKLQSLNLSGKSLKYEEIAQVAKVNSLKRVDCALGDGQNVELLGHLNKLEELNIRADEVSSLARLFQALVITESKTLQHLKIANRALQYEEMQLVSQIQNLNKLSCTLNSTESIKLLSNLTHLKEMSIEFDQCEVEDIEMLAQLKNLISLDIKSPEVGSLRNILPQLINLQSLTISGNDINSSEFSALVNLTNLEVLEITSYFYIDDNYTFLLSLMQNCRQLKSIVLHYASRFVGLDFMKNALRILKEVRNPQEQEALRLQIPYFGGLTPEQIAISEPNLIIICRFAEELD; encoded by the exons atggtGTCCAGCACGAATCTAATAAACTTGAATGCAGTTTGTATTATTGAAATACTGAAGCATATTAAAAAGAATtgtgaaattaatgaaaacactAATTACACCGATCTAATAAACTTTGCGTTGACATGTGAATGGTTTCGCGATGTGTTCTTGGAATGGAATTCTTCTCTAtatgaaaaacttaaaattgaTCAAAACTATTTAGTGCAGTCAAAAAGTATTGTCGTAAATTTTGACAAGCTATATAAGCGACTAGAAAAAttaactgaaactgaaaaagGTGAATTTTGGAACATTTACTTGAAgtgcattaaattttataaacgcttacaaaaaatagaattcagatataattcaaatgaatatgATAAATATCATGGCgaaattatcaatttatttatggatGCTATTACATTTAAAGGCAGATTAAAGATACTAATTATGAATATGGAAG gaTGGTATCTTCAAAAATTACCTCAGCTGCGACAATTAAAACAACTGTCTGTGAATGTAAAAATTGATGCAAAAGATTTGGTTGATTATtgcaagttaaattcaaatcttaCTCGATTGGATTTAATGAAGAAAGAGCATACTGAACAACTCGTCGAGATAATAAAGCACTGTAAAAAGTTAAGAGATCTTACCTTTGTAATTAAAAAGGATTTAGTCGATGCAGAATATATAGAATTGGTGGAACTTTCTGATTTAGTAAACTTGCGCATACTTGGAGTGCATGAAAGCGGTTCTCTTACTTCACTATTCAAAGCATTGGCCGCAAAAAAATCAAGTCGCCTTGAAAGATTGGTTATAGATACCGCGCCCTTGGATATCGTTGAGATTGCCAAAGCTTGTGAAATAAAATCGCTGGAGGAATTTAGATGCAGATTTGTTAATTTGCcgactttttatttaatcatatATCGTGTCAAAGGCAATGATTACgttaattttacatttgagAGTGAAACAGATGCCACTGATCTGGCATTTCTAGCAGATTTACCAAAATTTCAATCTCTTCGCATATATGGAAGACACAAGCCTGGAACTTTGAAACCACTCTTTAAGAGAATTGCAGCAAAGGAAAATCCACATTTCCAGCGCTTGAAGATATTACAACATAATGGGATTCGAACGATGTTTAATAGTGATGAGATGCAAGAACTTTTGAGAATCAAAACTCTAGACACTTTGAACTGTGGATTCGCTGATGAACGTCCTATCGATTTTCCAACACAATTGCCTGATCTTTACATGGTTACTATAGAATCACATGAAAGTTCATCTCTACGTTCCTTTTTTCAGGCATTTTGTAATAAGTTGGATTGCAAACTTCAATCCTTGACAATCACAGGATTTCCTATGGAATTAGAAGACTTGCTGCAAATTGCtaaaattcaatcaataaCTAAACTCAATTGTGGTTTAAGCGATTTGAATAGCATATGCGAACTAACGCGTCTTTCTCAGCTCGAATTGCTTACGATAAATTCGTCACATGAACTTATCGACTTCTCTGAAGCTATTGTAAATTTTATCAAGGCCTCTAAACTAAATGTCAGCTTACTTAGCAATGGCATTGGGTTCCATCGAAATGAAAGAGctttaacaataacaatgtcGGAGAAAATGAATTCTGCAGGTCTAGCACCTTTGGCTAGAGTGCCAAACCTAACAAATATTATCGTCTACAGAGAAAATCAACACAACTGTCTGACGGGTTTATTTAGAGAGTTTGCCAATCACGAGGCTACAGTGCTTCAGGAATTGTcctttaattatgaaaatctTCTCATAAGTCTCGATGAAGTTACACAAATTGCGAGGATCAAAACGTTGCGGTATTTGGAATGCGGATTCTCTGATCCTCACAGCTTGGAACTCTTGCAACATTTGCCTCAACTTGAAGCTCTGAGAGTGACATCTACGCATCATTTAAGGGAAATAGCTAACGAAGTTTTAACAATTCTTATGGGTTGTGCAAATGAAATAACCATCTCACGATCTTTCAGAGATATCACATATAACAAGCATCAAAGGAGATTGACAATTACAAACAGTTCTTACGAAAATGAAGTATTAGATGCTCAGGAATACGCAGCACTTTCGCAGTTGCCTCAAATGAAATCTTTGCATATTGTTGGCAGGCACAAGCTGGGAACATTTAAAGATCTTTTTGCAGAGTTAGCGATGAATGTAAATCCAACCCTTCAAGAAATAATCTTCAGGAATAAAGATAAATATCAGAACGATACTCAAAAGTTGCTTATTAACAATGAAGAAACCGAGGAAATCGTTAAGATATCATCAATTAAAAGATTGAAATGTGGCTTCAGTGATGCAAAAAGTATTAAACTTCTTACTAAACTAATCAACCTGCAAGAGTTAAACATAACCAGATATCTAGATGGTTCTCTTGAAGTGTTCCTTCAGGAATTGTCTTCACTGCATTCTCCTAAACTTCAATCTCTGAACTTATCTGGCAAGTCATTAAAATACGAAGAGATTGCTCAAGTTGCCAAAGTTAATTCATTGAAAAGAGTAGATTGCGCGTTGGGCGATGGACAAAATGTTGAACTCTTAggacatttaaataaattagaagAACTTAATATAAGAGCAGATGAGGTTAGCTCTTTAGCAAGATTATTTCAGGCATTGGTTATTACAGAATCAAAAACTCTTCAACATTTAAAGATTGCTAATCGAGCTTTACAATATGAAGAGATGCAGCTTGTTtctcaaatacaaaatttaaataaactgagCTGCACCTTAAACAGCACAGAGAGCATAAAACTATTAAGCAATTTAACGCATCTGAAAGAAATGTCAATAGAATTCGATCAATGTGAAGTAGAAGATATCGAAATGTTGGCTCAACTAAAAAATCTAATTTCCTTAGATATTAAGTCTCCAGAAGTTGGATCTCTCAGAAATATTTTGCCTCAACTTATAAACCTGCAAAGTTTAACAATAAGCGGAAATGATATAAATTCAAGTGAATTTTCTGCGTTGGTAAATTTGACAAATCTTGAAGTCCTGGAGATAacatcatatttttatattgacgATAATTATACATTTCTGTTAAGTTTAATGCAAAACTGTCGTCAGCTGAAATCAATAGTTTTACATTATGCAAGCCGTTTCGTGGGACTCGATTTTATGAAGAATGCTTTGAGAATTCTCAAAGAAGTGAGAAATCCCCAAGAACAGGAAGCCCTTAGACTGCAAATTCCTTATTTTGGAGGCTTAACACCAGAGCAA ATTGCCATCTCAGAACCAAACTTGATTATCATATGCAGATTTGCAGAGGAACTTGACTGA